In Elaeis guineensis isolate ETL-2024a chromosome 1, EG11, whole genome shotgun sequence, a genomic segment contains:
- the LOC109505452 gene encoding uncharacterized protein, with protein sequence MEKSKWKQGGESSREEKGVTEKAVGKKAVEPKTVKSSNPYAKLILGKCFKYNQPGHCSGDCSRRRQLVIVEWDADSCPDDEGEICCESEESDEERQWHKLFRIKCAVNGKRCDIVIDGGSEENFISRSLIDKLHLTVKKHSHPYIIGWIREVGGIKVPERCKVPFSIGQYKVENDVLAQHLGHENVYKLVKDGVKYTLTSKKSNQPEASKAEGKTLVTLTQSLREMEEEVKESGEIYVLVVKDIVYTKESSAVIPEVVRPVLEEFSDILPKELPDGLPPMLDDMLDQLSGSNVFSKIDLRSGYYQIRIRPGDEWKIVFKTRDGLFEWLVMPFGLSNAPSTFMRLMNQKNMLFVNMKKYTFMSDKLLFLRFIVGADGIHVDEEKMWTIQEWPIPKIVGEEEKFHWGEEAEATFALIKEKLCTAPILALLDFGKLFEVECDVSDLEIGAVLSQEKRPVAFFKVKQKLEEANAKYKETTDKHRRKKVFAEGDDVMVFLRRERFPVDQYSKLQPKKYGPFKIKKRINNNAYVVDLPGSMGISPTFNVADLYTFSPDDKPLYPDADDNSRTSFFPSGRD encoded by the exons ATGGAGAAAAGTAAGTGGAAGCAAGGTGGAGAATCAAGCAGAGAAGAGAAAGGGGTGACGGAGAAGGCGGTAGGGAAGAAGGCAGTAGAACCAAAAACTGTCAAGTCGAGTAACCCATATGCGAAGCTGATTCTAGGAAAGTGCTTCAAATACAACCAGCCTGGTCATTGTTCCGGTGATTGCTCGAGACGCAGACAGTTGGTGATAGTAGAGTGGGATGCTGATTCTTGTCCTGATGATGAAGGGGAGATTTGTTGTGAATCAGAGGAATCCGATGAGGAGAGGCAG TGGCACAAATTGTTTCGTATCAAATGTGCTGTCAATGGTAAGCGCTGTGATATTGTTATTGATGGTGGTAGTGAGGAGAATTTTATTAGTAGGAGTTTGATAGACAAACTGCATTTAACTGTTAAGAAACACTCACACCCTTATATCATTGGTTGGATTCGGGAGGTAGGAGGCATTAAGGTGCCTGAGAGGTGTAAGGTGCCATTTTCGATTGGGCAGTACAAGGTTGAG AACGATGTGCTGGCACAACATTTGGGGCATGAAAATGTGTATAAGCTGGTGAAGGATGGTGTAAAGTACACTTTGACATCCAAGAAGAGCAATCAGCCTGAAGCTTCCAAAGCAGAGGGAAAAACCTTGGTGACTCTTACTCAATCCTTGAGGGAGATGGAGGAAGAAGTGAAAGAGTCGGGGGAGATCTATGTGTTGGTGGTGAAGGATATTGTGTATACGAAGGAGAGTAGTGCAGTAATTCCTGAGGTGGTGAGACCGGTGCTAGAAGAGTTTAGCGACATCTTACCCAAGGAGTTGCCAGATGGTTTGCCACCGAT GCTGGATGATATGCTTGACCAATTGAGTGGTTCCAATGTGTTTTCAAAGATTGACTTACGGAGTGGATACTATCAGATCAGGATCCGGCCTGGAGATGAGTGGAAGATTGTGTTTAAGACGCGTGATGGGTTGTTTGAGTGGCTAGTGATGCCCTTTGGCTTATCAAACGCCCCCAGCACTTTCATGAGGCTTATGAATCAG AAGAATATGTTGTTTGTGAATATGAAGAAGTATACTTTTATGTCCGATAAATTGTTGTTCCTTAGATTCATTGTGGGGGCTGATGGGATTCATGTGGATGAGGAGAAAATGTGGACCATACAAGAATGGCCCATTCCCAAAATTGTTGGTGAA GAGGAGAAATTTCATTGGGGCGAGGAAGCTGAAGCGACTTTTGCTTTAATAAAGGAGAAGCTGTGTACCGCTCCTATTCTTGCATTACTAGATTTTGGTAAGTTGTTTGAGGTGGAATGTGATGTCAGTGATTTAGAGATTGGTGCTGTTCTATCACAGGAGAAACGACCAGTTGCATTTTTCA AGgtaaaacaaaaattggaagaggCTAACGCCAAATATAAAGAGACTACAGATAAGCATAGAAGGAAGAAGGTGTTTGCTGAGGGGGATGATGTCATGGTCTTTCTTCGTAGGGAACGTTTTCCAGTGGACCAATACAGTAAGTTGCAGCCGAAGAAATATGGGCCATTTAAGATTAAGAAGCGGATTAATAACAACGCTTATGTGGTCGACCTCCCAGGTTCTATGGGCATCTCTCCTACTTTTAATGTTGCTGATCTGTACACATTTTCTCCAGATGATAAACCTCTCTATCCTGATGCCGATGACAACTCGAGGACGAGTTTTTTCCCAAGTGGGAGAGACTGA